A stretch of Campylobacter showae DNA encodes these proteins:
- a CDS encoding DUF4214 domain-containing protein, producing the protein MAVTQAEVAQLYVALFNRAPEGAGFKAWINFGHNKTQAEIAQLMLESPAAIEYYGGRIDQDKDYIELIYKNILGKDYTKDPDGINAWVKHLQLGHSRGETLVKLFEVAQSAEAKAADPVAAKIFENKTAISAYMAEKIANIETSVSGSYDYKPFQEIIKTTTDTNFEEQKAKIDALAASTVHTLTTEPNDLTGGVGQDIFNAVVDSFVATNTLKPTDKIDGGTGENTLNVTVKDNFNGMTTGFIKNIDNLNLTSTATTQKTFNARNIEGLKKVSLDSQNGINFINPHNLVDLTIENLKSSTESFKLNYNTGTIAGTNDTQNLTLDNVNLHKNAIDNVVGVAGTGIDIPNIENLNITTKGEKSTVFIKSGDNTNHYKTISVKGTTDVKLMVESDRLEKVDASAFTHNLEYEFNPSQHTPIGATNVIKGGSGNDTIKLDFKDVDATNKTNFDIDGGAGKDTLNIERLKAKENKFTVNNIEKVNIQKVDTGTANDTASIDFAGSDVTALNTTKTKSNLVVTNSTIKSVTVDKPDPENTDVASGPYGRVEFKNGYLQEINITNTIDPQDVNGNAIINAVTPGLRSQVTAYVAADESERVTVNVDKNVYAQKIGGAGATAAWVDSNKMHANEGIGIIAPKAKDITVNFNSIGTYGNSVANITGMSLTNIAVHDLSSTIPLPPKTLEKLTVNSKSSILSNLDATFFEKLKAFNINTDDNFDAYGTREFNDIEQINARGLASNNIKTGNVYFVDNIIGKGTSAAAAATQSIAITAEHLNSFKASKGIFTKGSISVTLNDIGGNVEMVNGINNITTAANNPTTGSTMKGYFDSTPTTWNFQYATADNSIVTEGTFSVNGNNITNLLIGNIAARDIEINPGNARGNVSIASGGGQYTSSSSYTNSVGKVGNDKTINNTIDMSQMAGSYNIGELFGQNVNFKGAVFTRPTYYSPEIDTGLASDRWNTGQGSTPNAIKVNFGGARTGTNPGDKQDVVNLNVSGVQTGEKTDVYVKFDDGTASPNDLKKFVAKGENINLIVNPKFNTATTSKLETIDLSEVKAGSTSWVNLSTVPYSTDTTSHSGSTNSGYSTWHNSTANQGFGNAGNSNLKNPLSDNYGTASTANFKATSTLPDFGTRAGVTGNDVPTFNGTKWSHKNVDGTTTNLTRPSTELVREKSDLGTNAHEKLKEIKGTQGNDVVLLANDMAANNGTGKLNVDLGDGDDIIHVGTLATNTEIIIDGGKGRDLFDVSRAKTDASVSKIVTIKNIEAGDRIKLADWFAHGYDPKDPTGDNKDAVYTNSQFHTRNATDIKVKFYDYNHPGTTGDNNPATNGRYFHTEVANNKLAKDVQHVTPVYDKPVDITGSTVNGQNDTSTTPPSSKVTGYEYSTNTKPTILPGVEKGVVSQSGTDGHAGGDRYEYTAKYGDLAWQTGTATNDKTIVASGSQNISVGGKNADGQYATETFLNGATKPFVETGSAPITADLSTTKSTGVSLTGVSYNSVPSNWISGHSSGTPPTGTTWVDWTVTKVDGTTAQYHNHTGNIASDPTASVPAATWRLNTDGKFYELGAGQNQHTIVNGVLYSNEYTDAHGVHGTAGAVLGGTPISAHGNVIIQGSGVAGQIGPAATAPTATNLRKAVVIETSNTSDKYISNISSSDKSIYDAHNIVKLTVNSKLTDLSTVAGLDTLVQAVNHAIAHNRLWNDTTQVRDDGLRFSATYYSDADGATTWGQTVSGYVRHINWGGGDNGYYDAHNDRLYAFSWKGDTYLVYDKKAVAAGTTNSIGTEDTIVRLAGVNLENLKYTVDPEKGTITIDSLDQA; encoded by the coding sequence ATGGCAGTAACACAAGCAGAGGTTGCGCAGCTTTATGTGGCGTTATTTAACAGAGCCCCCGAAGGCGCTGGATTCAAGGCATGGATTAATTTCGGCCACAACAAAACACAGGCCGAGATAGCCCAATTAATGCTAGAATCCCCGGCAGCTATAGAGTACTATGGCGGCAGAATAGACCAAGACAAAGACTATATAGAGCTTATCTATAAAAACATTCTTGGTAAAGATTACACAAAAGATCCTGATGGTATTAACGCATGGGTTAAGCACCTTCAGCTAGGTCATTCAAGAGGCGAGACTCTTGTAAAACTATTTGAAGTAGCTCAGTCTGCTGAAGCTAAAGCGGCAGATCCGGTTGCAGCTAAAATTTTCGAAAACAAGACGGCTATTTCAGCTTATATGGCTGAAAAAATCGCTAACATAGAAACAAGTGTTTCTGGAAGTTATGATTATAAACCGTTTCAGGAAATTATAAAAACTACGACTGATACCAATTTTGAAGAGCAAAAAGCAAAAATAGATGCCCTTGCTGCTTCTACGGTACATACCCTCACCACTGAACCAAACGATCTTACCGGTGGAGTTGGACAAGATATTTTTAATGCAGTTGTGGATTCGTTCGTTGCTACAAATACCCTTAAGCCTACCGATAAAATCGATGGCGGTACAGGTGAGAATACTCTAAATGTTACCGTAAAAGATAATTTTAATGGTATGACTACCGGTTTTATCAAAAATATCGATAACCTAAATTTGACAAGCACCGCTACAACTCAAAAAACTTTCAATGCTCGCAATATAGAGGGCCTTAAGAAAGTAAGTTTAGATAGCCAAAATGGTATAAATTTCATAAATCCTCACAATTTAGTCGATTTAACCATTGAGAATCTAAAAAGCAGTACAGAGTCGTTTAAATTAAATTATAACACCGGAACTATCGCTGGCACAAATGATACGCAAAATTTAACATTAGATAATGTAAATTTGCATAAAAATGCTATAGATAACGTGGTCGGCGTTGCAGGTACAGGTATAGATATCCCGAATATCGAAAATTTGAATATAACTACAAAAGGCGAGAAAAGTACTGTATTTATAAAATCAGGCGATAATACAAACCACTATAAAACAATATCTGTTAAAGGTACTACCGATGTTAAGCTTATGGTGGAAAGCGATCGCTTAGAAAAGGTCGATGCTTCTGCTTTTACTCACAATTTAGAGTATGAGTTTAACCCTAGTCAACACACTCCTATCGGTGCTACAAATGTTATAAAAGGCGGCAGCGGTAACGACACTATAAAGCTTGACTTTAAAGATGTAGACGCAACAAATAAAACAAATTTCGATATAGACGGCGGTGCTGGTAAAGATACGTTAAATATCGAAAGATTAAAAGCAAAAGAGAACAAATTTACCGTAAACAACATAGAAAAGGTAAATATACAAAAAGTAGACACCGGTACGGCAAATGATACTGCAAGTATAGATTTTGCTGGCTCAGACGTAACGGCTCTTAACACCACAAAAACAAAGAGCAACCTAGTAGTTACAAACTCTACTATAAAAAGCGTTACGGTAGACAAGCCTGATCCGGAAAATACCGATGTAGCCTCTGGCCCTTACGGTAGAGTCGAGTTTAAAAACGGTTATTTACAAGAGATCAATATAACAAACACAATCGACCCTCAAGACGTTAACGGCAATGCTATCATAAATGCTGTTACTCCTGGACTTCGCAGCCAGGTTACAGCTTATGTAGCTGCTGACGAGAGCGAAAGAGTAACCGTAAACGTAGATAAAAACGTATATGCTCAAAAGATCGGCGGAGCCGGCGCTACCGCTGCTTGGGTAGACTCAAACAAAATGCATGCAAACGAAGGTATAGGCATCATAGCTCCAAAAGCTAAAGATATAACCGTAAATTTCAACTCTATCGGTACATATGGTAATAGCGTAGCTAACATTACGGGCATGAGCCTTACAAACATAGCGGTTCATGATCTATCTTCTACTATTCCGTTGCCACCGAAGACTCTTGAGAAACTAACCGTAAATTCAAAGTCAAGCATTCTAAGTAACCTAGATGCTACTTTCTTTGAGAAGCTAAAAGCTTTCAACATTAATACCGATGACAACTTTGACGCTTACGGCACTAGAGAGTTTAATGACATCGAGCAGATCAACGCTAGAGGTCTTGCTTCAAATAATATCAAAACCGGTAATGTTTATTTCGTGGATAACATAATCGGTAAAGGTACTTCAGCGGCTGCTGCTGCTACTCAGTCTATAGCCATCACTGCTGAGCACCTAAATTCATTTAAGGCAAGCAAGGGTATATTTACAAAAGGTTCTATTTCTGTAACCTTGAATGACATTGGCGGTAACGTCGAGATGGTAAACGGCATAAACAATATAACCACTGCTGCAAACAACCCGACTACCGGTTCTACAATGAAGGGCTATTTTGATTCCACTCCTACGACTTGGAACTTCCAGTACGCAACAGCTGATAACTCTATCGTTACCGAAGGTACGTTTAGCGTAAACGGTAACAACATTACAAATCTTTTGATAGGTAATATAGCTGCAAGAGATATAGAGATCAATCCTGGCAATGCAAGAGGCAATGTTAGCATTGCAAGCGGCGGCGGACAGTATACTAGCTCATCTTCGTATACGAATTCGGTGGGTAAAGTCGGTAACGACAAAACCATAAACAATACGATAGATATGTCTCAAATGGCAGGCTCATATAACATAGGCGAGCTGTTTGGACAAAATGTTAATTTCAAAGGAGCTGTATTTACTAGGCCTACGTATTATAGCCCTGAAATAGACACCGGACTAGCTAGCGATAGATGGAATACCGGTCAAGGCTCAACTCCAAATGCGATTAAAGTAAATTTCGGCGGAGCTAGAACCGGAACAAATCCTGGAGATAAGCAAGATGTCGTAAATCTTAACGTAAGCGGCGTCCAGACCGGTGAGAAAACCGATGTTTATGTCAAATTTGATGACGGTACGGCTTCTCCTAACGACCTTAAAAAATTTGTCGCTAAGGGCGAAAACATAAACCTTATAGTAAATCCTAAATTTAACACTGCGACTACTTCAAAGCTAGAGACTATCGATCTAAGCGAAGTAAAAGCAGGATCTACTTCGTGGGTAAATCTATCTACCGTTCCTTATAGCACGGATACGACGAGCCATAGCGGATCTACTAATTCAGGTTATAGCACTTGGCACAATAGTACCGCAAATCAAGGTTTCGGCAATGCAGGCAACTCAAATCTAAAAAATCCTCTTTCAGACAACTACGGCACCGCGTCTACAGCTAACTTTAAGGCTACTTCAACATTACCTGATTTTGGTACTAGAGCTGGCGTTACTGGTAACGATGTGCCTACTTTCAACGGTACTAAGTGGAGCCATAAAAATGTCGACGGAACAACTACAAACTTAACAAGACCGTCTACTGAACTAGTAAGAGAAAAGAGTGACCTAGGCACAAATGCTCACGAGAAACTTAAGGAGATCAAGGGTACTCAAGGTAACGACGTGGTATTGCTAGCTAACGATATGGCTGCAAATAACGGTACCGGTAAGCTAAACGTAGATCTAGGCGACGGAGACGACATCATCCACGTAGGTACTTTGGCGACAAACACCGAGATCATCATCGACGGCGGCAAAGGACGCGATCTGTTTGACGTAAGTAGAGCAAAAACCGATGCTAGCGTAAGTAAAATCGTAACTATCAAAAATATTGAGGCTGGCGATAGAATCAAACTTGCCGACTGGTTTGCGCACGGCTATGATCCTAAAGACCCTACCGGCGACAACAAAGATGCTGTTTATACAAATTCGCAGTTCCATACTAGAAACGCCACGGATATCAAGGTAAAATTCTATGACTATAACCACCCTGGAACTACAGGCGACAATAACCCGGCTACAAACGGTAGATATTTCCATACCGAGGTTGCTAATAACAAACTAGCTAAAGACGTCCAACATGTAACTCCTGTCTACGATAAACCTGTAGATATCACCGGTAGTACCGTAAACGGACAAAACGATACGTCTACAACCCCTCCAAGTAGTAAAGTAACCGGTTATGAATACTCTACAAACACTAAACCTACTATACTCCCTGGCGTAGAAAAAGGCGTAGTATCTCAATCCGGTACAGACGGTCATGCCGGCGGTGACAGATATGAGTATACTGCTAAATACGGCGACCTCGCATGGCAGACAGGTACCGCTACAAATGACAAAACTATCGTAGCGAGCGGTAGCCAAAATATCTCCGTGGGCGGAAAAAATGCGGACGGTCAGTATGCTACTGAAACATTCCTAAACGGCGCTACAAAACCGTTTGTAGAGACTGGTTCCGCTCCTATTACGGCTGACTTGTCTACTACTAAGAGCACTGGCGTAAGTTTAACGGGCGTTAGCTATAATAGTGTTCCGAGCAATTGGATCTCAGGTCACTCTAGCGGTACTCCTCCAACCGGCACAACATGGGTTGATTGGACCGTTACGAAAGTCGATGGCACTACGGCTCAGTATCATAACCATACTGGCAACATTGCGTCCGACCCTACTGCTTCGGTACCTGCAGCCACTTGGCGTTTAAATACAGACGGTAAATTTTACGAGCTTGGCGCAGGGCAAAACCAACACACTATCGTGAACGGCGTGCTATATTCTAACGAATACACCGATGCTCACGGTGTTCACGGTACTGCCGGCGCGGTTCTTGGCGGTACGCCTATCTCGGCCCACGGCAACGTAATCATACAAGGCTCAGGCGTAGCGGGACAAATAGGACCTGCCGCAACGGCGCCTACTGCTACAAACCTAAGAAAAGCCGTCGTCATAGAGACGTCCAATACAAGCGATAAGTATATAAGCAATATCAGCAGTAGCGATAAGTCTATATACGATGCGCACAATATCGTAAAACTAACCGTAAACTCTAAACTTACCGATTTGAGTACGGTTGCCGGCCTAGATACTCTAGTCCAAGCGGTAAATCACGCCATAGCTCACAATAGACTATGGAATGATACTACTCAAGTTAGAGACGACGGTCTTAGATTTAGCGCGACTTACTATAGCGATGCAGACGGCGCTACTACGTGGGGTCAAACTGTAAGCGGCTATGTAAGACACATCAACTGGGGTGGCGGCGATAACGGATATTACGACGCTCACAACGATAGACTATATGCGTTCTCTTGGAAGGGCGATACATACCTAGTTTATGATAAAAAAGCTGTAGCTGCAGGCACTACCAATTCGATAGGTACTGAAGACACTATCGTAAGACTTGCCGGTGTAAACCTAGAAAACCTAAAATACACCGTTGATCCTGAAAAAGGTACTATCACTATCGATAGTCTCGATCAGGCTTAA
- a CDS encoding flavocytochrome c produces MKNSNVSRRDFVKLSMVGAGALALGGVNAQAAVNAKDVKFDEEWDVVIVGSGFAGLAAGITAAEKGNKVLILEKMGRVGGNSVINGGIFAVPNSDKQKAEGIKDSNELFIKDCLKAGRGLNHVDLIDTIATRAQDAYKLTLKCGAKYIDKVTHAGGHSVPRSLQTANGSGSGIVQPMVEYFKNLQGCELRQRAKFDEFVLGEDGGVDGVIIREDYKFDPKSQKDDAENTTGTKKTIKAKKGVVLAAGGFCRDVFFRQVQDPSILPTTDSTNHPGATAGAMKEAFRIGATPVQLSWIQFGPWACPDEKGFGVGSMFNVNGSFRYGISVDPRTGKRYMNELADRRTRSQAMFKVIDAKADIYPINFCDSEGVKNMVIPEHYTKPLESGVLKKFETLDELAAAYKIPADELKKTVERYNSFVKSGKDEDFGKPMDKTTTNGVDISKPPFYAMRGTPKLHHTMGGIDINTKAQVISLQTEMPIPRLFAAGEITGGVHGASRLGSVAIADCLTFGMIAGENIG; encoded by the coding sequence ATGAAAAACTCAAACGTTTCAAGAAGAGATTTTGTTAAGTTAAGTATGGTAGGTGCCGGAGCTTTAGCTCTAGGCGGAGTAAATGCGCAAGCTGCGGTTAACGCTAAAGACGTCAAATTCGACGAAGAGTGGGACGTAGTAATCGTCGGTTCCGGTTTTGCAGGACTAGCAGCCGGTATCACCGCAGCCGAAAAGGGCAATAAAGTCCTAATCCTAGAAAAGATGGGACGCGTAGGCGGTAACTCCGTTATTAACGGCGGAATATTTGCCGTTCCAAACAGCGATAAACAAAAAGCCGAAGGCATCAAAGATAGCAACGAGCTATTTATCAAAGACTGCCTAAAAGCCGGCCGCGGACTAAACCACGTAGATCTCATCGACACCATCGCTACTCGCGCGCAAGACGCATATAAACTAACTCTAAAATGCGGCGCTAAATACATAGATAAAGTTACTCACGCAGGCGGACACAGCGTACCTAGATCGCTTCAAACCGCTAACGGTTCAGGCTCAGGTATCGTTCAGCCGATGGTAGAATACTTTAAAAATCTACAAGGCTGCGAGCTAAGACAAAGAGCTAAATTTGACGAATTCGTCCTAGGCGAAGATGGCGGCGTAGACGGCGTGATCATCAGAGAGGATTATAAATTTGATCCAAAGAGCCAAAAAGACGACGCTGAAAACACTACCGGAACTAAAAAGACTATAAAAGCTAAAAAAGGCGTAGTACTGGCTGCGGGAGGATTTTGCCGCGACGTATTCTTTAGACAGGTTCAAGACCCATCTATCCTACCTACTACGGATAGCACCAACCACCCTGGCGCAACAGCAGGCGCTATGAAAGAGGCGTTTAGAATCGGCGCAACTCCAGTGCAGCTAAGCTGGATACAGTTTGGTCCATGGGCATGCCCTGATGAAAAAGGCTTTGGCGTAGGCTCTATGTTTAACGTAAACGGAAGTTTCCGCTACGGAATTTCAGTAGATCCAAGAACCGGCAAACGCTATATGAACGAGCTAGCGGACCGCCGCACCCGCTCTCAAGCTATGTTTAAAGTAATCGACGCAAAAGCGGATATCTATCCTATCAACTTCTGCGACTCTGAGGGCGTAAAAAATATGGTCATACCTGAACACTACACTAAACCGCTGGAATCCGGCGTACTAAAGAAATTTGAGACCCTAGACGAACTGGCTGCGGCTTATAAAATCCCTGCTGACGAGCTAAAAAAGACGGTCGAGAGATATAACAGCTTCGTTAAATCAGGCAAAGACGAAGACTTTGGCAAACCTATGGATAAAACCACTACAAACGGCGTAGATATCTCTAAACCACCTTTCTACGCTATGCGCGGTACGCCAAAACTTCACCACACTATGGGCGGTATCGATATCAATACCAAAGCTCAGGTTATCTCATTGCAAACCGAGATGCCGATCCCAAGATTATTTGCCGCAGGCGAGATCACGGGCGGCGTACACGGAGCTAGCCGCTTAGGTAGCGTAGCGATTGCTGACTGCTTAACGTTTGGTATGATAGCCGGTGAGAATATAGGCTAA